Proteins from one Cicer arietinum cultivar CDC Frontier isolate Library 1 chromosome 3, Cicar.CDCFrontier_v2.0, whole genome shotgun sequence genomic window:
- the LOC101496737 gene encoding transcription factor bHLH130 isoform X1 — protein sequence MDLNSRYQHNQPNSGLLRFRSNFKQPKAAAANDEPDSLLLRFTNTANTSSTFPEFFPHNKGHNDPSSLSLLHTNSHQGYTTSSASHFSNFISFRNAYDTMKGVENYDEVNDSDGELTLSMNILNNQIGFSPKSPSSLRMLSQNSKMGNVGIATISRDDRRQQDGNDDAQYYGHKFVYDSNDQNVELGNQIDTLSHNLSLQRKSSEMFVVENLLQFPDSVPSSIRAKRGFATHPRSVAERVRRTRISDRMRKLQELVPNIDKQTSTSDMLDLAVEYINDLQKELKTASEKRAKCRCIRMKMHKN from the exons ATGGATTTGAATTCGCGTTATCAACACAACCAACCCAATTCTGGCTTGCTTCGTTTTCGCTCAAATTTCAAACAACCTAAAGCTGCTGCTGCTAATGATGAACCAGATAGCTTACTCTTGAGATTCACTAATACTGCCAATACTTCATCTACCTTTCCAGAATTCTTCCCCCATAATAAAGGTCACAACGATCCTTCATCATTATCTCTCCTACACACCAATTCTCATCAAGGTTATACTACTTCCTCTGCTTCCCATTTCTCCAACTTCATCTCCTTTCGGAATG CGTATGACACTATGAAAGGTGTTGAAAACTATGATGAAGTGAATGACAGTGATGGTGAACTTACTCTATCTATGAACATATTGAACAATCAAATTGGCTTCTCACCAAAAAGTCCTTCTTCCTTGAGAATGTTATCACAAAACTCCAAAATGGGGAATGTGGGCATTGCCACAATTAGCCGAGATGATCGGAGACAACAAGATGGCAATGACGATGCTCAGTATTATGGTCATAAATTCGTTTATGATTCTAATGATCAG AATGTAGAGCTAGGAAATCAAATTGATACATTATCGCATAACTTGAGTTTGCAAAGAAAGTCATCAGAGATGTTTGTTGTGGAGAATTTGCTTCAGTTTCCAGATTCTGTTCCCAGCAGTATTAGAGCAAAGAGAGGCTTTGCAACACATCCTCGAAGCGTCGCCGAAAGG GTGAGAAGAACTCGGATAAGCGATCGAATGAGAAAGTTGCAAGAACTTGTTCCAAACATTGACAAG CAAACTAGCACATCAGACATGTTGGATTTGGCGGTAGAGTACATTAATGATCTTCAAAAAGAATTAAAG ACTGCGAGTGAAAAACGAGCTAAATGTAGATGCATAAGAATGAAGATGCATAAGAATTAA
- the LOC101496737 gene encoding transcription factor bHLH130 isoform X2, which translates to MDLNSRYQHNQPNSGLLRFRSNFKQPKAAAANDEPDSLLLRFTNTANTSSTFPEFFPHNKGHNDPSSLSLLHTNSHQGYTTSSASHFSNFISFRNAYDTMKGVENYDEVNDSDGELTLSMNILNNQIGFSPKSPSSLRMLSQNSKMGNVGIATISRDDRRQQDGNDDAQYYGHKFVYDSNDQNVELGNQIDTLSHNLSLQRKSSEMFVVENLLQFPDSVPSSIRAKRGFATHPRSVAERVRRTRISDRMRKLQELVPNIDKFIGSKLAHQTCWIWR; encoded by the exons ATGGATTTGAATTCGCGTTATCAACACAACCAACCCAATTCTGGCTTGCTTCGTTTTCGCTCAAATTTCAAACAACCTAAAGCTGCTGCTGCTAATGATGAACCAGATAGCTTACTCTTGAGATTCACTAATACTGCCAATACTTCATCTACCTTTCCAGAATTCTTCCCCCATAATAAAGGTCACAACGATCCTTCATCATTATCTCTCCTACACACCAATTCTCATCAAGGTTATACTACTTCCTCTGCTTCCCATTTCTCCAACTTCATCTCCTTTCGGAATG CGTATGACACTATGAAAGGTGTTGAAAACTATGATGAAGTGAATGACAGTGATGGTGAACTTACTCTATCTATGAACATATTGAACAATCAAATTGGCTTCTCACCAAAAAGTCCTTCTTCCTTGAGAATGTTATCACAAAACTCCAAAATGGGGAATGTGGGCATTGCCACAATTAGCCGAGATGATCGGAGACAACAAGATGGCAATGACGATGCTCAGTATTATGGTCATAAATTCGTTTATGATTCTAATGATCAG AATGTAGAGCTAGGAAATCAAATTGATACATTATCGCATAACTTGAGTTTGCAAAGAAAGTCATCAGAGATGTTTGTTGTGGAGAATTTGCTTCAGTTTCCAGATTCTGTTCCCAGCAGTATTAGAGCAAAGAGAGGCTTTGCAACACATCCTCGAAGCGTCGCCGAAAGG GTGAGAAGAACTCGGATAAGCGATCGAATGAGAAAGTTGCAAGAACTTGTTCCAAACATTGACAAG TTTATTGGCAGCAAACTAGCACATCAGACATGTTGGATTTGGCGGTAG